One genomic segment of Paraburkholderia hospita includes these proteins:
- a CDS encoding amino acid ABC transporter ATP-binding protein, with translation MIHLHNVSKWFGEHRVLAGCSATIERGEVVVVCGPSGSGKSTLIKSVNGLEPVQDGRIVVDGVDVTAKTVNLARLRAKVGMVFQHFELFPHLSVRRNLMLAQMTVLGRSRDEAADKARSLLRRVGLRDYEDKYPTQLSGGQQQRVAIARALSMDPVAMLFDEPTSALDPEMVNEVLDVMSALAQDGMTMLCVTHEMGFARRVADRILFMDRGAIAEDDSKEQFFSRPRSERAREFLSRILH, from the coding sequence ATGATCCATCTGCACAACGTTTCGAAATGGTTTGGCGAGCACCGCGTGCTGGCCGGCTGCTCCGCGACGATCGAACGCGGCGAAGTCGTCGTGGTCTGCGGGCCTTCGGGCTCGGGCAAGTCGACGCTGATCAAGTCGGTCAATGGGCTCGAGCCTGTGCAGGATGGCCGCATCGTCGTCGACGGCGTGGACGTGACGGCGAAAACGGTAAACCTTGCGCGGTTGCGCGCGAAGGTCGGGATGGTTTTCCAGCATTTCGAGCTCTTTCCGCATCTGAGCGTACGGCGCAACCTGATGCTCGCGCAGATGACGGTGCTCGGACGCAGCCGCGACGAAGCAGCCGACAAGGCGCGCTCGCTGTTGCGGCGCGTGGGCTTGCGCGATTACGAAGACAAGTACCCGACGCAGTTGTCAGGCGGCCAGCAGCAGCGTGTGGCGATTGCCCGCGCGCTGTCGATGGACCCCGTCGCGATGCTGTTCGACGAGCCGACCTCCGCGCTCGACCCGGAGATGGTCAACGAAGTGCTCGACGTGATGAGCGCGCTCGCTCAGGACGGCATGACGATGTTGTGCGTGACCCACGAAATGGGCTTCGCCAGGCGCGTCGCCGACCGCATCCTGTTCATGGATCGTGGCGCCATAGCCGAGGACGACTCGAAAGAACAGTTCTTCTCGCGCCCTCGCTCCGAGCGTGCGCGTGAGTTTCTGTCGCGCATTCTGCATTGA
- a CDS encoding substrate-binding periplasmic protein, producing MRFLQFARSFALAASLCVAAVSAAHAEDVGTLTPGKIVAGVDANNKPYSYIDNGKMTGFDVELIRAIAAKLGLSADFRAQDFAGLLPSVANQQIDLAAGSISITKERLKMVDFSEGYLTGLLSVATLPDSTISSDVASVKGKRIGVVQGTIEDTYSDSYLPSAQIVRFPNLNAGFLALRNKYIDGYFVDKTLVEGLQGKYPQMNIADKLDISAINLPAGFPVHKGNVKLETALNKTLGELVADGTWMKLYLQFHPGYPKPADLPPYAMKSGT from the coding sequence ATGCGTTTTCTTCAGTTTGCACGCAGTTTCGCGCTGGCTGCTTCGCTGTGCGTCGCAGCCGTATCGGCCGCTCATGCGGAAGACGTGGGCACGCTCACACCGGGCAAGATCGTTGCCGGCGTCGACGCGAACAACAAGCCCTATTCGTACATCGACAACGGCAAGATGACGGGCTTCGATGTCGAGCTGATTCGCGCGATCGCCGCGAAGCTCGGTCTGTCCGCAGACTTCCGCGCGCAGGACTTCGCCGGCCTGTTACCGAGCGTCGCGAACCAGCAGATCGATCTCGCCGCCGGCTCCATTTCGATCACGAAAGAACGGCTCAAGATGGTCGACTTTTCCGAGGGGTACCTGACGGGCCTGTTGAGCGTCGCGACGCTGCCGGACAGCACGATTTCGAGCGACGTCGCGTCCGTCAAGGGCAAGCGGATCGGCGTCGTGCAAGGCACCATCGAAGACACGTATTCGGACAGCTATCTGCCCAGTGCGCAGATCGTGCGCTTTCCGAATCTGAACGCGGGATTCCTCGCGCTGCGTAACAAGTACATCGACGGCTACTTCGTCGACAAGACACTGGTGGAAGGCCTGCAAGGCAAGTACCCGCAGATGAACATCGCGGACAAGCTCGACATATCCGCGATCAATCTGCCGGCGGGCTTTCCTGTTCACAAGGGCAACGTCAAGCTCGAAACCGCGCTCAACAAGACGCTCGGCGAACTGGTGGCCGACGGCACGTGGATGAAGCTCTATCTGCAGTTCCATCCCGGCTATCCGAAGCCCGCCGACCTGCCGCCGTACGCAATGAAGTCAGGCACCTGA
- a CDS encoding amino acid ABC transporter permease: MDAFLQNFLDWPLLVDSLPALLGTGLVNTLVLSLFSTVLGIVAGMVLALMAVSNTRWLMFPAQVFIDVFRGLPAALVILVVGQGLAPIGLSIFGPNPYPLAIVALALISSAYIAEIFRSGIQSVGRGQMYACQALGMTYWSGMRHVIVPQGVRRILPALANQFISIVKDSSLVYFLGLLTSQRDLFTIGQNTAVNTANLSPLVAAGVVYLLITVPLTHAINHIDRWTNRFSNPGARGGKRAPRSLRAARREAALQSQATAQAAAAGIAERRP, from the coding sequence ATGGACGCTTTTTTGCAGAACTTCCTCGACTGGCCGCTTCTAGTCGATTCGTTGCCGGCGCTGCTGGGTACGGGCCTGGTGAACACGTTGGTCCTGTCGTTGTTCTCGACGGTGCTCGGCATCGTCGCGGGCATGGTGCTCGCGTTGATGGCCGTGTCCAACACGCGCTGGCTGATGTTTCCCGCGCAGGTGTTCATCGACGTGTTTCGCGGCCTGCCCGCCGCGCTCGTGATTCTCGTGGTTGGCCAGGGGCTGGCGCCCATCGGGCTGTCGATCTTCGGGCCGAACCCCTATCCTCTCGCGATCGTCGCGCTCGCGTTGATATCGTCCGCTTATATCGCCGAGATTTTCCGCTCGGGTATCCAGAGCGTGGGGCGCGGCCAGATGTATGCGTGCCAGGCGCTCGGCATGACGTACTGGAGCGGCATGCGGCATGTCATCGTGCCGCAGGGCGTGCGGCGCATTCTGCCCGCGCTCGCCAACCAGTTCATTTCGATCGTCAAGGATTCGAGCCTCGTTTACTTTCTCGGGCTGCTCACGTCGCAACGCGATCTCTTCACGATCGGGCAGAATACGGCCGTCAATACGGCGAACCTGTCGCCGCTCGTCGCGGCAGGCGTCGTGTATCTGCTGATCACCGTGCCGCTCACGCATGCGATCAATCACATCGATCGCTGGACCAACCGCTTCTCGAACCCCGGCGCGCGCGGCGGCAAGCGGGCGCCGCGCAGTCTGCGCGCAGCGCGGCGCGAGGCAGCGCTGCAATCGCAGGCAACTGCGCAGGCCGCCGCAGCCGGCATCGCCGAACGCCGGCCTTGA
- a CDS encoding NAD(P)/FAD-dependent oxidoreductase gives MGPKVDTVADDIQLPERADVVVIGGGIIGVSTALYLSEKGLQVALCEKGHIAGEQSSRNWGWVRVTRRDPRELLLSIESLKLWRTLDRTLGIDTGFNQCGILYVSNDDATLARHRDWLARARQIAGDAFDTREVDTEAIAELLPGSTRSFKGGIYTPGDARAEPQKAAPAIANALRKRGVKILTPCAVRGIETSGGHVSAVVTEHGTIRCDAVVVAGGAWTRYFCGNLGVELPQLLTRASVLRTEPLEGGPTCSANNEEFAFRKRADGGYTVAYGLRTHADLTPDAFRLFFKYIEALKSQMGALQIRVGKRFLDELKRPRRWALDRPTIFEAIRTLDPDPVVPYVDNGLLEFVKAFPHLAGAKIAQRWAGYIDVTPDAIPVISGAARVPGLFIGTGFSGHGFGIGPAAGKLMADLVNNDTPLVDPHAFRLERFSDGTKITIDAGF, from the coding sequence ATGGGACCGAAAGTCGACACCGTAGCCGACGATATCCAGTTACCTGAGCGCGCCGATGTGGTCGTGATCGGCGGCGGGATCATCGGCGTTTCCACTGCGCTGTATCTGAGCGAAAAAGGCTTGCAGGTCGCGCTGTGCGAGAAAGGACACATCGCCGGCGAGCAATCTAGCCGCAACTGGGGCTGGGTGCGCGTCACGCGCCGCGACCCGCGCGAACTGCTGCTCAGCATCGAAAGCCTGAAGCTGTGGCGCACGCTCGACCGCACGCTGGGCATCGACACGGGTTTCAATCAGTGCGGCATTCTGTATGTATCGAACGACGACGCGACATTGGCAAGGCATCGCGACTGGCTCGCGCGCGCGAGGCAGATTGCCGGCGACGCATTCGACACGCGCGAAGTCGATACCGAAGCGATTGCCGAACTGCTGCCCGGCTCGACCCGCAGTTTCAAGGGAGGCATATACACGCCAGGCGACGCGCGCGCGGAACCGCAAAAAGCCGCGCCTGCCATCGCGAATGCGCTGCGCAAGCGAGGCGTGAAGATACTCACGCCTTGCGCCGTACGTGGCATTGAAACGAGCGGCGGACACGTCAGCGCCGTCGTCACCGAGCACGGCACGATCCGCTGCGATGCCGTCGTCGTCGCGGGCGGCGCATGGACGCGCTATTTCTGCGGCAATCTCGGCGTCGAACTGCCGCAACTGCTGACGCGCGCCTCGGTGCTGCGTACCGAGCCGCTCGAAGGCGGCCCGACGTGCAGCGCGAACAACGAGGAGTTCGCATTTCGCAAGCGCGCCGACGGCGGCTACACGGTCGCTTATGGACTGCGAACGCACGCGGACCTCACCCCCGATGCGTTCCGCCTCTTCTTCAAGTACATCGAGGCGTTGAAGAGCCAGATGGGCGCGTTGCAGATCCGCGTCGGCAAGCGCTTTCTCGATGAGTTGAAGCGGCCCCGCCGCTGGGCGCTCGACCGTCCAACCATCTTCGAAGCCATCCGCACGCTCGATCCCGATCCCGTCGTCCCATATGTCGATAACGGGCTGCTCGAGTTCGTGAAGGCGTTTCCGCATCTCGCAGGCGCGAAGATTGCGCAGCGCTGGGCGGGCTATATCGACGTGACGCCAGATGCGATTCCCGTCATCTCCGGCGCCGCGCGCGTACCGGGGTTGTTCATCGGCACGGGCTTCTCGGGGCACGGTTTCGGCATTGGACCGGCCGCGGGCAAGCTGATGGCCGATCTCGTCAATAACGACACGCCGCTCGTCGACCCGCACGCGTTTCGGCTCGAACGCTTCAGCGACGGTACGAAAATCACCATCGACGCGGGCTTTTAA
- a CDS encoding SDR family NAD(P)-dependent oxidoreductase: protein MDKVAMVSGANRGIGREIALELHRRGYRLSLGMRDPSSFDNNVDAFLFAYEARDAHAARQWVNATVDRFGRLDVLVSNAGICKMITFDDDASELLDETLDINVKAPFRLAQAALPHLRRAGNGRFVQLASLSGKRVKNLNVGYQMSKHAVIALTHAVRRACWDDGVRATAVCPGFVNTDMAAGLADLPPDAMTQPGDIASIVVNTLELPNTASMAELLINCRHEDML, encoded by the coding sequence ATGGACAAGGTAGCGATGGTGTCAGGAGCGAATCGCGGCATCGGCCGCGAAATCGCGCTGGAGTTGCATCGGCGTGGATATCGGCTGTCGCTGGGCATGCGCGACCCGTCATCGTTCGATAACAACGTCGACGCGTTTCTCTTCGCCTACGAAGCGCGCGACGCGCATGCCGCCCGCCAGTGGGTCAATGCGACCGTCGATCGTTTCGGCCGTCTGGACGTGCTAGTGAGCAACGCCGGGATCTGCAAGATGATCACGTTCGACGACGACGCGAGCGAACTGCTCGACGAAACGCTCGACATCAACGTGAAGGCGCCCTTCCGGCTCGCGCAGGCCGCGTTGCCGCATCTGAGGCGTGCAGGCAACGGACGCTTCGTGCAGCTCGCGTCGCTGTCGGGTAAGCGGGTGAAGAACCTGAACGTCGGCTATCAGATGTCGAAGCACGCGGTGATCGCGTTGACCCATGCGGTGCGGCGTGCGTGCTGGGACGACGGCGTGCGCGCAACAGCCGTCTGTCCCGGCTTCGTCAACACCGACATGGCAGCCGGACTCGCCGATCTGCCGCCCGACGCGATGACGCAGCCGGGCGACATCGCATCGATCGTCGTGAACACGCTCGAACTGCCGAACACGGCGAGCATGGCGGAACTGCTCATCAATTGCCGTCACGAAGACATGCTGTGA
- a CDS encoding LysR family transcriptional regulator, producing MDRIQAMEVFTRVVDANSFTRAAEQMGMPRATVTTTIQNLEAVLGVRLMNRTTRRLSLTPEGAAYYEHSIRIITDIAETDASFQAGNRKPSGALRVHMPNSLGRHLVIPALRSFHERYPDISLDLGLSDRPVDPVEEGIDCMVRAGPLEDSSMVARRVGTLKRVTCASPDYLARYGEPQNIDDLALHQAVNFRVVHGTRPMPWIFLVDGKLTEVRMNGVVTVNDSEAYVTCGLEGFGLIQPMLFMVAPQLRDGSLREVLPGFKPKSKPVSIVYPNNRHLSAKVRVFADWIAELFESTPALADGETRRVAVPKRETQQADHGPIAA from the coding sequence GTGGACCGCATTCAGGCAATGGAAGTATTCACTCGTGTGGTCGATGCGAACAGCTTCACGCGCGCCGCCGAGCAGATGGGCATGCCGCGCGCGACGGTGACGACGACCATCCAGAACCTCGAAGCCGTGCTCGGCGTGCGTCTGATGAACCGGACGACGCGCCGTCTGTCGCTCACGCCGGAAGGCGCCGCGTATTACGAGCACAGCATCCGCATCATCACGGACATCGCGGAAACGGACGCGAGTTTTCAGGCGGGCAATCGCAAGCCGAGCGGGGCGCTGCGCGTGCACATGCCGAATTCGCTCGGGCGACATCTCGTCATTCCAGCGTTGCGCAGCTTTCACGAGCGCTATCCGGACATCTCACTCGATCTGGGCCTCTCGGACCGGCCCGTCGATCCCGTCGAGGAGGGGATCGACTGCATGGTGCGGGCGGGCCCGCTCGAAGATTCGTCGATGGTTGCGCGGCGCGTCGGCACGCTCAAGCGTGTGACGTGTGCTTCGCCCGATTATCTGGCGCGCTATGGCGAGCCGCAGAACATCGACGATCTGGCCTTGCATCAGGCCGTGAACTTTCGCGTCGTGCACGGCACGCGGCCAATGCCGTGGATCTTTCTCGTCGACGGCAAGCTGACGGAAGTGCGGATGAACGGTGTCGTCACGGTCAACGATTCGGAGGCGTACGTCACATGCGGGCTGGAAGGCTTTGGCCTGATCCAGCCGATGCTGTTCATGGTCGCGCCGCAACTGCGCGATGGGTCGTTGCGTGAAGTGCTGCCGGGCTTCAAGCCGAAGTCCAAGCCGGTTTCGATCGTGTATCCGAACAACCGGCATCTGTCCGCGAAGGTGCGTGTGTTCGCGGACTGGATCGCCGAGTTGTTCGAATCGACGCCCGCGCTGGCGGACGGCGAAACACGGCGGGTGGCCGTGCCGAAACGCGAGACGCAGCAGGCGGATCATGGGCCGATTGCGGCGTGA
- a CDS encoding methyl-accepting chemotaxis protein — protein sequence MAEADSVLTTGETLRAPRLRRARCFALMFRNTTIRGGLAATISGCTLLLMLVIAAAVFALFKSNAALDAMYRDDTASVVHLKTSSERLLVFRTGLADVEQLISAGKPAAAEIKQLHVLLGESNRELDAYRALHAPDAQETTLLAAMTDKRDRLLTQAFSKALKQLDDENLVDFLSTQREMPVALFDEYQKALIALEDFQVQRQRMRFDHANERFHMTLWGFGAAGLSALIVGMLAHRGLTRAIVTPVNAAVEYFAKIAAGDLTAIVRTERRNEMGYLLDALNDMQQGLVAVVRKVRAGTDAIMHDARAIASGNRDLSMRAGDQAASLQQAAASMEELTATVRQNADNAHDASALATRASDIATRGGEVVRQVVDTMDAISDSSARIVGIVGVIESIAFQTNILALNAAVEAARAGDQGRGFAVVASEVRHLAQRSATAAKEIKELIGNSTLSVRAGSELVLRAGSTMDDILKAVQSVNAIMADISLASREQTAGIELVNATVVQMEAMTQSNASLVESASTTAASLEMQSEHLHGAVAIFRVSGDERAG from the coding sequence ATGGCCGAAGCCGATTCCGTTCTGACTACTGGAGAAACGCTGCGCGCGCCGCGCTTGCGGCGCGCACGCTGCTTTGCGCTCATGTTCAGAAACACCACGATTCGCGGCGGGCTCGCCGCCACCATCTCGGGTTGCACGCTGCTGTTGATGCTGGTCATCGCGGCCGCCGTGTTTGCGCTCTTCAAGAGCAACGCCGCGCTCGACGCGATGTATCGGGACGACACCGCTTCCGTCGTGCATCTGAAGACCAGTTCCGAGCGGCTGCTGGTGTTTCGCACGGGGCTCGCCGACGTCGAACAACTGATCAGTGCAGGCAAGCCGGCTGCCGCTGAGATCAAGCAACTGCATGTGCTGCTCGGCGAGAGCAATCGTGAGCTCGATGCGTACCGTGCGCTGCACGCACCTGACGCGCAGGAAACGACGCTGCTCGCTGCGATGACGGACAAACGCGACCGTCTGTTGACGCAGGCCTTTTCGAAGGCCCTCAAGCAACTCGACGACGAGAATCTGGTCGACTTCCTGAGCACGCAGCGCGAGATGCCCGTCGCGCTGTTCGACGAATACCAGAAGGCGCTCATCGCGCTGGAGGATTTTCAGGTGCAGCGCCAGCGTATGCGCTTCGACCACGCGAACGAGCGCTTTCACATGACGCTCTGGGGCTTCGGCGCGGCTGGATTGAGCGCGCTGATCGTCGGCATGCTCGCGCATCGGGGGCTGACGCGGGCGATCGTCACGCCCGTCAACGCCGCCGTCGAATACTTTGCGAAGATCGCAGCGGGCGACCTCACGGCCATCGTCAGGACGGAACGCCGCAATGAAATGGGTTACCTGCTCGACGCGCTGAACGACATGCAGCAAGGTCTCGTCGCCGTCGTGCGCAAGGTCAGGGCTGGGACGGACGCGATCATGCACGATGCGCGCGCGATTGCCAGCGGCAACCGCGATCTGTCGATGCGCGCGGGCGATCAGGCCGCCTCGCTCCAGCAGGCGGCCGCAAGCATGGAAGAACTGACGGCCACGGTGCGGCAGAACGCCGACAATGCGCATGACGCGAGCGCGCTCGCCACGCGTGCGTCCGACATTGCGACACGCGGCGGCGAAGTGGTGCGTCAGGTCGTCGACACGATGGATGCGATTTCGGATAGCTCGGCGCGCATCGTCGGTATTGTCGGCGTGATCGAGAGCATCGCGTTTCAGACCAACATTCTTGCGCTGAACGCCGCCGTCGAAGCGGCGCGCGCGGGAGATCAGGGGCGCGGCTTCGCGGTGGTGGCCAGCGAGGTGCGGCATCTGGCGCAGCGCAGCGCCACGGCCGCAAAGGAAATCAAGGAACTGATCGGCAATTCGACGCTGAGCGTGCGTGCGGGAAGCGAACTGGTATTGCGCGCGGGCTCGACGATGGACGACATCCTGAAGGCCGTGCAGAGCGTGAACGCGATCATGGCGGATATCAGTCTTGCGTCGCGCGAGCAGACGGCGGGTATCGAACTGGTCAACGCGACTGTCGTGCAGATGGAAGCGATGACGCAGAGCAACGCATCGCTGGTCGAGTCGGCGTCGACCACGGCGGCTTCGCTGGAAATGCAAAGCGAGCATCTGCACGGCGCCGTGGCGATATTCCGTGTGAGCGGGGACGAGCGGGCCGGGTGA
- a CDS encoding transporter substrate-binding domain-containing protein — translation MNKPLRSLVFSLLGALALVTATPGWSQSDDLLARIKTNKEITIATEARYAPFEYVDNGKIVGYDADLMAYVLKSIPDVKVKQLDLPFQGLLPGLDAKRFDIVVTAVTVNKDRVSHFAFTLPIADATTGVLLRNGDTSIKSPDDLNGKIVGSQTGSAQLQALQALDKKLKDAGGPGIKQIKQYVAFDEAYADLAVGRLDAVAQSVANLGPLMKSRPGVFTLLPQTIGPKSYFAWVARKDSDSAALVKLFSDGIARANRDGTMKKLQEKWFGSTMDVPVDAVPAPSI, via the coding sequence ATGAACAAGCCTCTTCGCAGTCTGGTCTTCTCGTTGCTCGGTGCGCTCGCACTCGTCACCGCCACACCGGGCTGGTCCCAGTCCGACGATCTGCTGGCGCGCATCAAGACGAACAAGGAAATCACCATCGCGACGGAGGCCCGTTACGCGCCGTTCGAGTACGTCGATAACGGCAAGATCGTCGGCTATGACGCGGATCTGATGGCCTACGTGCTGAAGTCGATACCCGATGTGAAGGTCAAGCAGTTGGATCTGCCGTTTCAGGGACTGCTGCCGGGACTCGACGCCAAGCGCTTCGACATCGTCGTGACGGCCGTTACCGTCAACAAGGACCGCGTCAGCCACTTCGCGTTCACCCTGCCCATCGCCGACGCGACGACGGGCGTGCTGCTGCGCAACGGCGACACGAGCATCAAGTCTCCCGACGACCTGAACGGCAAGATCGTCGGCTCGCAGACGGGCTCGGCGCAGTTGCAGGCATTGCAGGCGCTCGACAAGAAACTGAAAGACGCAGGCGGCCCCGGCATCAAGCAGATCAAACAGTACGTCGCGTTCGACGAAGCCTATGCCGACCTCGCCGTGGGACGGCTCGATGCCGTCGCGCAATCGGTCGCGAACCTGGGGCCGTTGATGAAATCGCGCCCGGGCGTGTTCACGCTGCTGCCGCAGACGATCGGGCCGAAGAGCTACTTCGCGTGGGTCGCGCGCAAGGACAGCGACAGCGCAGCGCTCGTCAAGCTCTTTAGCGACGGCATCGCGCGCGCGAACCGCGACGGCACGATGAAGAAGCTGCAGGAGAAGTGGTTCGGCTCGACGATGGACGTGCCCGTCGACGCCGTTCCCGCGCCCTCCATCTGA
- a CDS encoding amino acid ABC transporter permease, translated as MNAPDLLARCAGYLPQLLDGALTTLWLSAAAVFCGFFAGIFIYTMSASDSRLLAGGARVYVSVFRGTPVLAQLLVMYYLPSALGLAVPGIVAAAIGLSMNTAAYQSQILGAGFRSIARGQIEAAVTFNLTRRQVLWHIEVPQVVRVTLPALVSEMIDIVKASAVVSVISVTDLMRVGQQLSSSTYRPLEVYTCAALFYLAITTLLSFAGHCYERRAASRA; from the coding sequence ATGAACGCTCCCGATCTGCTCGCACGCTGCGCCGGCTATCTGCCGCAACTGCTGGACGGCGCATTGACGACCTTGTGGCTGTCGGCGGCTGCCGTGTTCTGCGGCTTCTTTGCTGGCATCTTCATCTACACGATGTCGGCAAGCGATAGCCGCCTGCTCGCGGGCGGCGCGCGGGTCTATGTCAGCGTGTTTCGCGGCACGCCCGTGCTCGCGCAACTGCTCGTGATGTATTACCTGCCGTCGGCGCTCGGGCTCGCGGTGCCCGGCATCGTCGCGGCGGCCATCGGACTGTCGATGAACACGGCCGCGTATCAGTCGCAGATTCTCGGCGCGGGCTTTCGCTCGATTGCGCGCGGGCAGATCGAAGCGGCCGTCACGTTCAATCTCACGCGCCGTCAGGTGCTGTGGCACATCGAAGTGCCGCAGGTGGTGCGGGTGACGCTGCCCGCGCTCGTGTCGGAGATGATCGATATCGTCAAGGCGTCGGCTGTCGTCTCGGTGATATCCGTCACGGACCTGATGCGCGTCGGCCAGCAGTTGTCGTCGTCGACGTACCGGCCGCTCGAGGTGTACACGTGCGCCGCGCTCTTCTATCTGGCCATCACGACGCTGCTGTCCTTCGCCGGGCATTGCTACGAGCGCCGCGCGGCGTCGCGCGCATGA
- a CDS encoding amino acid ABC transporter permease, producing the protein MDNLLALVPRFADAMLVTLEVSLIAAVLGMAGGFALNALRLRYVRVLAAPYGLFVWLIRGMPYLSQLMIVYFGLPVFGITMTAVQATVVSLAIYASAYFAEIFRAAWASVPRGQLEAAQAFGVSRWAAFRAIELPQALAFAVPLLANQVILVIKESAVASIITVPELTMTASDIVASTYTYIGPYALLIVSYWLLTQAVSLLAQRATAMIPFLRNDANKAANKAT; encoded by the coding sequence ATGGATAACCTGCTCGCTCTCGTTCCACGCTTCGCTGACGCGATGCTCGTCACGCTCGAAGTCAGCCTGATCGCGGCTGTGCTCGGCATGGCCGGCGGATTCGCGCTCAACGCGCTGCGCCTGCGTTACGTCCGCGTGCTTGCCGCGCCCTACGGCCTGTTCGTCTGGCTGATTCGCGGCATGCCGTATCTGTCGCAATTGATGATCGTCTACTTCGGGCTGCCCGTTTTCGGTATCACGATGACGGCCGTGCAAGCGACGGTCGTGTCGCTCGCGATCTATGCGAGCGCCTATTTCGCCGAGATTTTTCGCGCTGCATGGGCCAGCGTGCCGCGTGGTCAGCTAGAGGCCGCGCAAGCGTTCGGCGTGAGCCGCTGGGCAGCGTTCCGCGCGATCGAACTGCCGCAGGCGCTCGCCTTCGCGGTGCCGCTGCTCGCGAACCAGGTCATTCTCGTGATCAAGGAGAGCGCCGTGGCGTCCATCATCACGGTCCCCGAACTGACGATGACAGCCAGCGACATCGTCGCCTCCACTTACACCTACATCGGTCCGTATGCGCTGCTGATCGTGAGCTACTGGTTGCTCACGCAGGCCGTGTCGCTGCTCGCGCAGCGCGCGACGGCGATGATCCCTTTCCTGCGTAACGACGCAAATAAAGCCGCAAATAAAGCCACATGA
- a CDS encoding amino acid ABC transporter ATP-binding protein, translating into MSAQPILKLRAVGKSYGAIRVLKGIDLDVMRGEIVTLIGPSGSGKTTALRCMNFLEPYDEGEVWIKGQLLGYRSAGRTLRDRDSEASVAEVRRPVSMVFQQFNLWPHMSVLDNVAAPLVLSKKMRRADARAKAQAALARVGLQHKADVYPARLSGGQQQRVGIARALAIEPEVMLLDEPTSALDPELVEEVLNVIRSLAQDGMTMVMVTHEMSFAAKISDKVVFMEAGQIVESGPPAQLFGNSRTPRLQQFLKPWFDRSLSVTAPAGRADSVEQTSGASS; encoded by the coding sequence ATGAGCGCTCAACCCATACTCAAGCTGCGCGCCGTCGGCAAGTCGTACGGCGCAATCCGCGTGCTCAAGGGCATCGACCTCGACGTGATGCGCGGCGAGATCGTCACGCTGATCGGGCCGTCCGGCTCGGGCAAGACGACGGCGCTGCGCTGCATGAACTTCCTCGAGCCCTACGACGAAGGCGAAGTCTGGATCAAGGGGCAGCTGCTCGGCTATCGCTCCGCTGGCCGCACGCTGCGCGATCGCGACAGCGAGGCGAGCGTCGCAGAGGTACGGCGCCCCGTGTCGATGGTGTTCCAGCAGTTCAACCTGTGGCCGCACATGAGCGTGCTCGACAACGTCGCCGCGCCCCTCGTGCTTTCCAAGAAGATGCGCCGCGCGGATGCGCGCGCCAAAGCGCAAGCGGCGCTCGCGCGCGTCGGCCTGCAGCACAAGGCGGACGTCTATCCCGCGCGGCTGAGCGGCGGACAACAGCAGCGCGTCGGCATTGCGCGTGCGCTCGCCATCGAGCCGGAAGTGATGCTGCTCGACGAACCGACTTCGGCGCTCGATCCCGAACTCGTCGAAGAAGTGTTGAACGTGATCCGTTCACTCGCACAGGACGGCATGACGATGGTGATGGTCACGCACGAAATGAGCTTTGCCGCGAAAATTTCCGACAAGGTCGTGTTCATGGAAGCCGGCCAGATCGTCGAGTCGGGGCCGCCCGCACAGCTGTTCGGTAACTCGCGCACGCCGCGTCTTCAGCAGTTTCTCAAACCGTGGTTCGATCGCAGCCTGAGTGTGACCGCGCCGGCAGGAAGGGCTGACAGCGTGGAGCAGACGTCGGGAGCGTCGTCATGA